Proteins from one Gossypium raimondii isolate GPD5lz chromosome 8, ASM2569854v1, whole genome shotgun sequence genomic window:
- the LOC105790786 gene encoding E3 ubiquitin-protein ligase MIEL1 isoform X1 → MAGDSVISPQRSKDFGKQEHGCDHYKRRCKILAPCCNKIFPCRHCHNETSNSLSNPKDHHDLVRQDIKQVICSICNTQQEVTQVCSHCGVNMGEYFCDICKFYDDDITKGQFHCNDCGICRVGGRDKFFHCEKCGSCYRVDLRDNHFCVENSMKSYCPICFEYLFDSVKSTRIMKCGHTMHMECFSQMTMQNQYRCPICCKAVLDMSAFWEDLDMDIDATRMPAEYQFEVSILCNDCNSTSMVQFHVLGLKCRQCNSYNTRRITAPANH, encoded by the exons ATGGCAGGGGACTCTGTAATTTCGCCTCAGAGAAGCAAAGATTTCGGAAAACAGGAGCATGG aTGCGATCACTACAAGAGACGATGTAAAATCCTTGCTCCTTGCTGTAATAAGATCTTCCCTTGCCGTCATTGCCATAACGAGACCTCA aaCTCACTTAGCAACCCAAAAGATCATCACGACCTTGTCAGGCAGGATATCAAGCAA GTTATTTGTTCAATCTGCAATACCCAACAGGAG GTTACTCAAGTCTGTTCCCATTGTGGGGTAAACATGGGAGAATATTTCTGCGACATTTGTAAATTCTATGATGATGAT ATTACAAAGGGACAATTCCATTGTAATGATTGTGGAATTTGTAG GGTTGGTGGCCGTGATAAGTTCTTTCACTGCGAGAAATGTG GTTCTTGCTATAGGGTGGATCTGCGTGACAATCACTTTTGTGTGGAGAATTCCATGAAGTCTTACTGCCCCATCTGTTTTGAG TATCTTTTTGACTCAGTTAAAAGCACACGCATTATGAAATGTGGACATACAATGCATATGGAATGCTTTTCTCAGATGACTATGCAAAATCA GTATAGGTGTCCCATCTGCTGCAAGGCAGTACTTGATATGTCTGCCTTCTGGGAAGATCTGGATATGGAT ATTGATGCTACTAGAATGCCTGCGGAGTATCAATTTGAG GTTTCAATCCTCTGCAATGACTGCAACAGTACAAGCATGGTCCAGTTTCACGTTCTTGGTCTTAAGTGCAGGCAATGCAATTCTTACAACACCCGCCGGATTACAGCGCCGGCCAACCATTGA
- the LOC105790786 gene encoding E3 ubiquitin-protein ligase MIEL1 isoform X2, translating to MAGDSVISPQRSKDFGKQEHGCDHYKRRCKILAPCCNKIFPCRHCHNETSNSLSNPKDHHDLVRQDIKQVICSICNTQQEVTQVCSHCGVNMGEYFCDICKFYDDDITKGQFHCNDCGICRVGGRDKFFHCEKCGSCYRVDLRDNHFCVENSMKSYCPICFEYLFDSVKSTRIMKCGHTMHMECFSQMTMQNQYRCPICCKAVLDMSAFWEDLDMDDV from the exons ATGGCAGGGGACTCTGTAATTTCGCCTCAGAGAAGCAAAGATTTCGGAAAACAGGAGCATGG aTGCGATCACTACAAGAGACGATGTAAAATCCTTGCTCCTTGCTGTAATAAGATCTTCCCTTGCCGTCATTGCCATAACGAGACCTCA aaCTCACTTAGCAACCCAAAAGATCATCACGACCTTGTCAGGCAGGATATCAAGCAA GTTATTTGTTCAATCTGCAATACCCAACAGGAG GTTACTCAAGTCTGTTCCCATTGTGGGGTAAACATGGGAGAATATTTCTGCGACATTTGTAAATTCTATGATGATGAT ATTACAAAGGGACAATTCCATTGTAATGATTGTGGAATTTGTAG GGTTGGTGGCCGTGATAAGTTCTTTCACTGCGAGAAATGTG GTTCTTGCTATAGGGTGGATCTGCGTGACAATCACTTTTGTGTGGAGAATTCCATGAAGTCTTACTGCCCCATCTGTTTTGAG TATCTTTTTGACTCAGTTAAAAGCACACGCATTATGAAATGTGGACATACAATGCATATGGAATGCTTTTCTCAGATGACTATGCAAAATCA GTATAGGTGTCCCATCTGCTGCAAGGCAGTACTTGATATGTCTGCCTTCTGGGAAGATCTGGATATGGAT gaTGTCTGA
- the LOC105790787 gene encoding membrane-anchored ubiquitin-fold protein 3 — translation MAEGEELIELKFRTNDGTDVACSTYALSMNVATLKQKIVAEWPQGKTVTPKSINDLKIIHAGKVLENNKTLADSRITFGDLPAGVITMHVIVQPAIAKNKSGKSKEDMQKLNSCGCIIL, via the exons ATGGCCGAAGGAGAAGAGCTTATTGAGCTTAAATTCCGCACTAACGATGGAACAGATGTGGCATGCAGTACCTACGCATTATCCATGAATGTTGCAACTCTTAAGCAAAAAATTGTTGCTGAGTGGCCCCAAG GCAAAACAGTCACACCGAAGTCaataaatgatttgaaaattatacaTGCTGGTAAAGTTCTGGAAAACAACAAAACACTAGCTGATTCCAGGATAACGTTTGGTGACCTTCCTGCTGGTGTTATTACCATGCACGTAATAGTGCAGCCTGCTATAGCAAAAAATAAGTCAG GAAAGAGCAAGGAAGATATGCAGAAGCTGAATTCATGCGGTTGTATTATTCTTTAG
- the LOC105793136 gene encoding uncharacterized protein LOC105793136, whose amino-acid sequence MEGLVKPEKKSKLKVVVKSDEIPKYIKFLKELLTKKRKLDDLSAVELNAVCSVILQNKLPNKLKDPVSFSIPCLISSLNVENALVDLGASINVMPYKMFKQLGLREPKPTRMSIQLADRSIRYPRGIIEDVLVKVDKFIFPIDFVVFDMDEDIEVPMILGRPFLATARTITDVGTGELVLRVGDEKILFKHVIL is encoded by the exons ATGGAAGGGTTAGTCAAGCCTGAAAAGAAATCGAAGCTAAAAGTTGTTGTGAAAAGTGACGAG ATTCcaaagtatataaaatttttaaaggagctgTTAACAAAGAAAAGGAAGTTAGACGACTTGTCGGCTGTCGAGCTCAATGCAGTTTGTTCGGTCATTCTCCAAAACAAACTACCCAACAAACTTAAAGATCCAGTGAGTTTTAGTATTCCTTGTCTCATTAGtagtttaaatgttgaaaacGCCTTGGTTGATTTGGGAGCTAGTATAAATGTCATGCCTTATAAGATGTTCAAACAACTTGGTCTTAGGGAACCCAAACccactaggatgagtattcaattagctgATAGATCAATTAGATatcctaggggtattattgaGGATGTACTTGTGAAagtcgataaatttatattccctATTGATTTTGTTGTATTCGACATGGATGAAGATATTGAGGTACCTATGATATTAGGTCGACCCTTTTTAGCCACTGCTAGAACTATTACTGATGTGGGTACTGGTGAACTTGTGCTTCGTGTAGGTGATGAAAAGATACTCTTCAAGCACGTGATTTTGTGA